The following is a genomic window from Scleropages formosus chromosome 11, fSclFor1.1, whole genome shotgun sequence.
CAGGTCCACACTTGTTCATTCCCACATAGAAGTAGTGACTGCTGTACTTTGTGCTCAAACACTGTATGGAACACAGCTGGTGTTCATTGGCCTCTgatgaaaaccacatttttacaACTTGCATGTGATGAGCACACAAATGACATGAAGAACTAAGGTCAGTTTAtagtcagcagttcacctaaaacacacatttctggaATCTTCTCAAATTCATAAACCAGGGATGTCCAATCAATTTGGAGACAAAGGCCACAACaattactgtgaactggttcgagagacacaggtgtaaaaatcatagtaagtgacACAGTGAATATAGAACGTCTAAagtgtttttctacatttattacGCCTGAAACCGTGCAAGTAAAATTATTGTGTCTGATGTACATCTGTGTATAACGACAtgacagtaatacacacacattgcctgaaccacttgtcccatgaggagccagagcctaacctggcaacacaggagagagaggaaacacacccaggatgggatgccaatccatcacaaggcaccccaagcaggactcaaaccccagacccaccggagagcagaacctgctccaacccactgcgccaccacaatAACCCTCAGCTTGAACCTAATAATAAGGTGAAGTTAAAAACTTCAAGCTCTTGCTATGGTGACaaatttctgctgaattttGATAAACAACAATTCTGTAGCTTGATTCCTTTACTGGTTCATCGTCATAAAAACTGTGATACCAACTCAGAAGCCTATTTAGACAGTCATCtgaaaaagcaatgaaacagaGCTCTCTCACGGAACtacaaaaaggaataaatggtAATAAAACGGAACTgaagaagtaaatattttctgtaacagTCTGTAATAGTTGATATCAGAAGGAAATTCCCATTGAACCTTCATACAGATGTTCTCACCATACAGATGTTGACTTAAGCAAATACCCAACTTGCcagttttctgaaatttacagcaaaatattattGCAAGAAAATATGTCATTCAATCAAAGTCATTATTGAATGTTTTATGTGCAGTTCTTGTTTTAAGATGTTATTATTGATCTCTCAGACCAGTAGGAAGAAACAGTTTATGATccagcagtgaaaacactgcagttacTTGCTCAGCGACTGGATTTAATTATCAAAATCACTTTACAAGCTGTAAAATCTTTAGATTCCCACTATGGAAAAGGGATCATCAGTGatgcagaaaatattatacagaatataaaaataccTTGAGAGAAAAttgataaatttatttttttgcaaatgtgaaaatccTGACAACGGAAACTGTTGCTGAATTAACCTGCGTCCAACACTGACTTCAACTTGGTCGTTTCTACAGGTCATCTGGCTGTGTCACCACGTTATACACTGTAATTCTATCAGTCATTAACATCCAGTAACATTTTTCATACGTtgcactcattcacacaaatgATAGAAATTGTTTTATCAGTGAACAAGAGgttaactaacacacacactttcaaaaccacctgtcccatacggggtcgcagggaaccggagcctacccagtaacacactgcataaggccagagagggaggggacacacccaggacgggatgccagtccgtcgcaaggcaccgcaagcaagactcgaaccccagacccactggagagtaggactgcagtccaacccactgcaccaccgcaccccgttcAAGAAGTTagtgaaagatttttttgtttcatatttgtcTTAAAGAAGTgatattgcaacattttcatacatcactttcatacaacAATTACTTACCATCCTGTATCATGAGCtcacctgtggaaagaagagtgaaaatTGTAATTAGGCAAAGGCCACAATAATTAGTGTGAAGTGGTTCTACagacacaggtgtaaaaatcacagtaagtgttATAGAGAATGTTAAATGTCAAAAGTctttactacacacacacacgtgtaccaCCACTTGTCCCACCTGTAGtagtggggagccggagcctaaccctgcaacaaagggcacaaggatggagggggaggggacacacccaggatgggatgccagtccatcacaaggcacccgaagcaggactcaaaacccagacccaccacacaacaggccccagccaaacccgctgcgtctgGGCGACCCCAAAAGTCTTCATCCattgttgttaatttttctttttcaatacatgtttaaagaagtgattttgcaaaattttcatacatcactttcattTAACTGCattacttaccatgctgttttttgagctcacctgtagatgtaagagtacatattgtaattagtcagttAGAACTAAGACTGatgaaattatgcaatgaataaatgagagaaaaaaagatgaaatcaataaacttttttttttcacaagtgAAATCCTGACAAAGAAGGAAAGTGCTGCTTAATTAACCTGCGTCCAACACTGACTTAAACATGATCATTTCTACAGGTGATCTGCCTGTGGTACCACATTATACACTGTAATTCTGTCAGTCATTAACATCCAGTAACATTTTTCATACGTtgcactcattcacacaaatgATAGAAATTGTTATATCAGTGAACAAGAGGTtagcaaaacagtttttttgtttcatatttgcCTTAAAGAAGTgatattgcaacattttcataGATCACTTTCATACAGTTGTATTACTTACCATCCTGTTTCATGAgtacacctgtggaaagaagagtaaaaattgtaattagtcagtgaaaacacacacacacacattttcagaaccgcttgtcccagatggggtcgcagggaaccggagcctaacccggcaacacaggacgtaaggccagagggggaggggacacacccaggacgggacgccagtccgtcccaaggcaccccaagcaggactcgaaccccagacccaccggagagcaggactgtggttcaaccctcAGTGAAAACAGAGATGAATTAAATGATGTAATGAGATAATCTAAAATACCACACATAAACCAGGGGTGTCCAATCTTTTTTGGCAAAGGACCACAATaattactgtgaactggttcAACAGACAgaagtgtaaaaatcacagtaagtgttATAGGGAATGTTAAATGTCTCAATTGGTTGTttgtaagggggtgtggtggtgcagtgggttggaccgcagtcctgctctccggtgggcctggggttcgagtcccacttggggtgccttgtgacggactggcgtcctgtcctgggtgtgtcccctccccttacgccctgtgttaccaggaaggctccggttcccctgcgaccccgtagaggacaggcagttctgaaaatgtgtgtgtgtttgtttgtaaattgttcttaattttccttttttatatatgacttaaatatgcaatttttccaacatttcataCATCGTTTTCATACTGTATTACTTACCATACCGTTCTTTGAGCTGAGCTGTAgatgtaagagtaaatattgtaattattcagggtgaagagaaataaatgaaattatgtcatGAGGTCAATGTCATGAAAGATTACAGTCACaaactgcatataaatatttgcatgtgacttttaacattttatcatattACGTCATCCTTCCGCTGTGGTGGCAAGTGATCAGTTATTTAAACTGTAAGTGaatattgtaaataccttaaaaagtgcaattcaaaAACCAGTTACTATGCAACTACATTTTgaacactgaattttttattcaatCTGAGCTTAGAATTCATggttggaaaaatgtttaaatattttttggacAAGGTCTTGAATGTTATAGttgctaataataaataacccaAAACAAGTGACTCTAACTAGTGAATAAAACTCATACCGTATAATTACTCCTGTGGGCTATGATATAAAATCACTTTCACATAATACTGCTTTTCAACtatgttttttaacttttcctTTAATGTGAACAAAACCATAAATGTGAACAGTAATTTGCTAAAATACCTCTCTTTCTCCGCAGTTTTACAAAACGGTGAATCAAAATTGTGCATCCAATAATACAAACAACAGCCAGACTGAAGATCACAGCAAAGGTCACCTTCCAGGGATGGGCACGATGGAACATCTCACctggaaaacaacaaataattcATTTCACATAATGACTACAGATTTACATCTTtcactaattaaaaaataaaatagccaCAGAACCTAAAGTCCCAATGTTTAATTTAAccagaagaaacaaataaataagtatcTCAATTCCTGCCTTTACGAAACTATCATCAGCGtggaaacattttcatacagaTGGATCAAGACACAAATCAGGACGATACAAAAACATATGACATTTCTAACCTGTTCAttattcacagtgatttaaacaTCTGTTGCACAAAGTGTCTCCATTGAGCTGTTTATACtaaatatgtgtaactcaccaggGATTTCAGTCATTGTctctttaatttcatttaactgTTGCTGTAGAACTCGACAGGTGAACCTGTTGGTCTCTGTCTCCTGTACAATAACACGTCGTCTCACGGTGAAGAGGTccatactgtctgtgtgtgtctctgtgtgtccagcagggagactgtgtccttcactgtccatccaAACCACCTCAGGCTGAGGGTaccagcctttagattcacacaccagactgatcCCTCCTTCTTTGTATCCCTCATTGGAGATCACTGGTTGGGTTCCAATAGCTAGAAATATAGAAATAGTGtgactaaaacaaaaaatataattaaaatgtactgaaaattgATTGAAATTTCATGAAATTTTGTAAAACAGCTTTTATCTTTAGAAATACATTAATGGAGAAATCTTTATGACACCtcttaaatgaaacattagtttcatcagtaaaaaaaataacaaaattcttACCTTTAATTTGAACATTAATGGAATAATCATCATACCATTCTGCAGACTGGACCAAGCATTTATACTCTCCATTGTCAGatcctttcacatttttcacctttaGTGAAGTGTTTCCGTTCCTCAGTTCCTCAGGGAACAGTGATGTCCTTCCCCTGTAGGATGGGATCtgattctcatttctgtcctcatgatcCTGGTAAAGATGTACAAGTCTATTGCTGGAATCAAGTTGTAACCACTGGATACtcaggtccacagcactgatgttgggtttgaggtaacagggcagaacaacatcttcaccagctacagcaactacaggaTCAGCTGGACCAAGAACCTCGAACCTCtctgtgaagaaaaacacacactgagaatttaTTCAGTATGACACACAATATGATTGAAATTCTTTTCTCATAGAAATATGTACCCTGTGTGGAGACAgtggtgagctggagaagaAGGGGGATGAAACGGAGACACTCAGACCAACTGATCTTCATCACTGGAAGAAACAGGTATATAGAAATCGCCAGTTAGGAGAGTATATACACACCatcaatgtaaaatgattttacatACAGGATCTGACAATAGATTAAGTAAATCAGTTTAAGAAATCACTTGATTAACTGAAGGACTCAGTGTACTAGTACAAAAATTACCAATACTGAGTAGActgatttactatagtaactgttATACTTTGTGAAGCTGCTTTACAGTGAGGCTCAGTGTTCTCCCAGTCTGTTCATATAATAGTCCCCGGTCTTCTAGTCTATTTCTTTCGTTATTCttcatatattttgtttttcaggccACACAGCatctgacatgtatgtcagagtgacactgaaacaccagacacatgaatcagtgacacaaagagattTTACTTTCAGATGTCAAAGCACAATTCAAGTCTAtcaaggaaaatgtaaaaatactaatgaaaaaaaaactacagtaaagGAATACTTTTGCTGGTTaattttgggaaaataaaagtttttcagGTACTGAAATATGATCTGCCTAATGAACTACTGAATAAAAGAACCAAATTACTGCTATTTTCTCACTCAGATCATAATTTAATACAGGTTGAGCAGTATCCTGTTCAcatcactgatgtatgaatggaacaaaaaaaaattctagtaaACATCATTAcgtctgtttatttaaaaaccatGCTGCAATTCaacagtgttatttttataaaaaatgtaacattatacATAGTGAGGTTTCTGACTCGATGAATTCGAACTAAATGACTTTTATTTGAAGATAGAAAAATCTttaggaagaggaggacaggacTGTTGGCACTACCTTCATAACTGGTAAACTGTTTGGATGTAGTTCTTCATGAGAAAAGAACAAATTGATTTTGCTTGTGCACAAGTACAGATTAATTGCTGCATTCttgtaaatttaattacatgtgtatttattttcccgAATAGACAGAAGAGCTACAGTTTACTGACAGGATCACAGTGGATGAGACACTTTCAGCCCTGAGATCCACAATGTTTTACCTGTATGATAGTGCTGAACGCTGCCAGATGGTTTTACTTGGGTCCTGTTTGTTGTTCCACTGTTTCTTACTCAGTCACACCTTGCAGAGCTGGATGTCTGTTAGTGAGTCACTTGGAGACCCTTCACAGGGTGGACAGCATGATGAGGCTGAGGACACAAGGACaatctgttctgtttgtttttttctcatccAACTTCATCACTGCAAGAAATAATTATATCAGCAAGTAACTGTGAATTTACATTAAGCGTTAAATCAcatgataaacattttaaaatacaataaatggcACAACAAACACATGATACCAGAATGAAGAAATTCAAAGAAAAGTATAAATAGGGACTACCTTTGTAGAGTGAGaaaatgacatgaatattttattttaacctgTTTTACCAGTGAAGTCCACAGTCCTGCATGTTTgatcttctcttctcttcttacCAAAGTTCTGTTGTATTCCAGAGACCTTTTCTGCTCTTTACAATATGGACAACTGTTCACTGTTCTtactttcatttccaaatgaaAGAATTACTGGTTAAACCACATTCCAACAAACGCAGGGGAAGGACTGATAAAGATTAATCTTGATTcatttaagaataaaacaaaactatttcAGTGAAgattactgtgtgtttgggagTATTGCTACACTGTCTGGTGGGCCTTTATTAATCCTCGGTGTATTTTCTGTGGGGAGGAGCTGCACTGTATACAGGTTGTAAGGTTAAGGTTTGGATCTTCActctttttactttcatttaaaccAAACCTGAACCCTGAACCACTTCAGAGAAACAACAAGAGCAAAAAGAACAGGGACACAATCAACCTGTATTTCTGGTTCTCACCAGTGCCATCAGAATGTTCTATCAAACACTTGTTTCCTTCATGTTGCATGAGGTGCGTCCATAACCACTGTGACTGCGTCCACCCATCTCATTGCACTACActctttttgaaaaaattgcatgtttgcattgggccatggtggtgcagtgggtttggcctgcgcctgctctctgatgggtctggggttcaagccctgcttggggtgccctgtaatggagtggtgtcccattctgggtgggtcctcttcccttcctccttcagcgttgtgttgctgggttatgctctggctcactgtaaccttgcttgggacaaacagtttcaggcaatgtgtgtctttgcatgAAGGGTCTGCATTATGTCTTACTTCAGTCTCAACATTTCTGTTCTCAGTGACACTTTTGGTTCAATTTTTGTTTCCTCGGTGTCCAACTTCACTGTATGTGCTGATAATATAAATGGCACAAGTCAAACAATGTGAATAGCagaattatgttaaaaatattttaattattctatTTCAGTGCTATTGTGATGCCCGGCTGTGAAACAGATACAGACATATTTTACTATAACGTCCAGACAtggatggaaaatacaatgatcTCAATAGCAGAGTCACATACAAGTGTACAGTGCAAATCAGGAAATAAAGTGGAGGGGTgacattaaaaacatgaaataaatagaTGTTCAGTGTGCTCATACAGTAGGTGAAAcaggtttacacacacagagctgataCACAGTGGAGTGATGTAGACAGAGTGGGAATACAGGAGAAGATCATAAAGGACCAGTGCAGACAGGATGGGAACTCAGGAcgggaacagaaacacactggaatAATtactctgggggaaaaaaaaaaagcaaaactcttcattacatgtaaatttttcaaatgtttgtagTAATTAGGGTACAATTTTAACATCAGTAAAATGTCAAAGTTTAACTAAAGCATTAATTAATGCACTGATGTATTGTTTCTATCTCAATTACTTATACATTCGGGTTTTTATGGTCCCTGAGAGTGTCCCGAGGCTGATGAAAGTTTACTTTGGggactttcagttttttcagtaCACAAAGGTACACGACGTCTTGGTTGGAAGTGCCGCGCTGGAAATCAGTCAGTAGGCGAGTCGCACAGGTAAAGCAAGTCAGTGGGTTAATTGGGAGGCCGTGGAGAAGCACAGGCTACACTGGCAAGACGTGTGAGCTGCAGAGGCGAGTCGAATTAAGTTCATTGTTGGAGCGACACACGATGTGCTGCAGATTCCATAGAATGTTAAGCAGTGGAGAGGTGGTGAAGGTTGTTCTAAGTTGTGTAGCTGTGTGGCAACACTGAGGAACATTTTGTCTGAATTTGAAGTTAGTTTGGCGCAGGGACACTCTACTTGATGCCATAATCAAGTGCTTAAATGTTTCGTGGGGGATttagagagaaagtgtgttgtgGTGAATTCGGTGCCCGTTGGTCGTATATATAATACGATTGGTTTTGTGTGGGAGAGAGTAACACCATGCAAGAGCGGACGTGTCTCGGTAGGTGGGGTAAGAgacgggactggaagctgctggcagATGTGGacaaacagctccaggtgccACAGGTTATTGTGGCTATTTCGCTGTGTCCACACGTGGTGGTATATTCCGAGTGTGAGCGGACCGTGTACTTAGTAAAGTTAATAGTGTTCCTTGAGGATGTGATTGGAGAGGCATTTGAGGAGAAATCATGTGTGACCAGTAGAGGTGTcagggggtttgtggctaaatcagttaATTCGTTATTGGTGGAATCTGGTGTTAGTGGCTGTTCTCTAAAGGTGGtgatgaaggagctgtctgaagctgctgagAAGGTGATTTAATGGTTATGAACGAGAAGAGAGCGGGGTAGTTAGGGTTGCAGTTTGGAGGGAGGTGTGCAATGGTTCAGGGAAGTTGGTGGCAGGTGGCTTGCAAAagccaaacatttttctttggtgcaaatggaaaaaaatttgcaCAATTTGGCCACACcatgagggggcgtggtggcgcagtgggttggaccagatcctgctctccagtgggtctagagttcgagtcccgcttggggtgccttgcaacagactggcatcctgtcctgggtgtgtccccttctcctccagccttacgccctgagttgccgggtaggctctggttccccgcaaccccatatgggacaagcggttcagaaaatgtgtgtgtgtgtatttttttattatctgcgtcttgtcactgtcattctgtctgtgctgtggaagtgtcTGTCACCAAGGCTAATTCCTTTTATGTGTtaacatacttggcagtaaagctcattctgattctttTTCTCAGAGTTTCAGTGCATCCAGTCTTGTCAGATTCTTGAAAAGAATGACTCATTTTCCCAATATGGCGGAGGACGTTGCCGTTGCGGCGCAGacgttttttttgtgttggacCTGTCAATGTATATCATTGGTGGAGCCCACGGAAGTGACGCCACTGGAGGAGTGTTTCACTTAAGGAGGCTTCATGG
Proteins encoded in this region:
- the LOC114911911 gene encoding butyrophilin subfamily 1 member A1-like, which encodes MTGSVMNISWSECLRLILFLLQLTTVSTLERFEVLGPADPVVAVAGEDVVLPCYLKPNISAVDLSIQWLQLDSSNRLVHLYQDHEDRNENQIPSYRGRTSLFPEELRNGNTSLKVKNVKGSDNGEYKCLVQSAEWYDDYSINVQIKAIGTQPVISNEGYKEGGISLVCESKGWYPQPEVVWMDSEGHSLPAGHTETHTDSMDLFTVRRRVIVQETETNRFTCRVLQQQLNEIKETMTEIPGEMFHRAHPWKVTFAVIFSLAVVCIIGCTILIHRFVKLRRKRGVLMKQDGELMIQDDDCLNRLLSWYHSFYDDEPKAQRYAADVTLDPDTAHPQLVLSDDRKQVRYGDTRQDLPDNPERFTYWESVLGKEGFSSGRHYWEVEVGDKTDWTLGVVRESINRKGDFELNPNDGLWALRLGSGKYYWALADPPVSLHLSVKPRKVGVFVDYEEGEVSFYSVEDKSHIYTFTGYKFTEKLYPYFSPGFWYSRDNSAPLIISPVSHTD